One genomic region from Ornithinimicrobium flavum encodes:
- a CDS encoding GNAT family N-acetyltransferase, with translation MSYTVARRKPTVEEHRRLSESVGWADAFWWEAMPASLAGSTCGVVVHQDGGELVGMGRVVGDGAFYFYIQDVVVHPDYQGCGVGRTIVDELVDQIRQQAPGHCFVGLFATPAAETLYRKLGWGEQEMLGMWKVVRD, from the coding sequence ATGTCCTACACCGTCGCGCGGCGCAAGCCCACCGTCGAGGAGCACCGTCGATTGTCTGAGTCCGTCGGCTGGGCCGACGCCTTCTGGTGGGAGGCGATGCCCGCGTCCTTGGCCGGCTCTACCTGCGGTGTGGTGGTCCATCAGGACGGCGGTGAGCTCGTGGGGATGGGGCGGGTGGTGGGAGACGGTGCCTTCTACTTCTACATCCAGGACGTGGTGGTGCATCCGGACTATCAAGGCTGCGGGGTAGGACGGACCATCGTGGACGAGCTCGTGGACCAGATCAGGCAGCAGGCGCCGGGCCACTGTTTTGTCGGCCTCTTTGCCACACCGGCCGCAGAGACGCTCTATCGGAAGCTGGGGTGGGGAGAGCAGGAGATGCTCGGTATGTGGAAGGTCGTCAGGGACTGA
- a CDS encoding tyrosine-type recombinase/integrase: MNTTTRNTTPQVSSPRPCEDALPVQTQAGRCRPNTVLAAAYDLRIFLSVLGKDPAEVVPADVLAFITAQRTGRPAGVVQGLPTDGGGGVGPATIARRVSTISGFYAFLQVRGDVVTNPVPRGLPTRRERSRPSQGVPLTRRVRSLPRILAPAEVDALTGALRTHRDRAMVAAMVLGGLRRCEVLGLRLQDLRAAERRVFIAEGKGGRQRIVPVSARFFTAVADYLAIERTADAATDRLFVVLKGPTRGQPLTVRGIDQVLAGARARAGLSHGTCHELRHTCLTRLREAGMALEAVQAQAGHASIESTRIYLHLADDWLASQYRKAAEVIDAQVFAGVPGVHATPPPGAGERPALPGFRRLR; encoded by the coding sequence GTGAACACCACCACCCGAAACACAACACCGCAGGTCAGCAGCCCGAGGCCCTGCGAGGACGCACTACCTGTCCAAACTCAGGCCGGGCGGTGCCGGCCGAACACGGTCCTGGCCGCGGCGTATGACCTGAGGATCTTCCTGTCGGTGCTCGGCAAGGACCCGGCCGAGGTGGTCCCGGCCGACGTGCTCGCCTTCATCACTGCCCAGCGCACCGGCCGTCCTGCCGGCGTGGTCCAGGGTCTGCCCACCGACGGCGGAGGCGGGGTGGGGCCGGCCACGATCGCCCGGCGGGTATCCACGATCTCCGGGTTCTACGCCTTCTTGCAGGTTCGCGGGGACGTGGTCACCAACCCGGTGCCCCGGGGGCTGCCGACCCGCCGGGAGAGATCCCGCCCCTCCCAGGGCGTGCCGTTGACCAGGCGGGTCCGGTCCCTGCCGCGGATCCTGGCCCCAGCCGAGGTCGACGCCCTCACCGGCGCCCTGCGCACCCACCGGGACCGGGCCATGGTCGCGGCGATGGTGCTCGGCGGGCTGCGCCGCTGCGAGGTCCTGGGCCTGCGCCTGCAGGACCTGCGGGCCGCCGAACGGCGGGTGTTCATCGCCGAGGGCAAGGGCGGACGGCAACGCATCGTGCCCGTATCGGCCAGGTTCTTCACCGCGGTCGCCGACTACCTGGCCATCGAGCGAACCGCCGACGCCGCGACCGACCGGTTGTTCGTCGTGCTCAAGGGACCCACCCGCGGGCAGCCGCTGACCGTGCGCGGTATCGATCAGGTCCTGGCCGGTGCCCGGGCCCGTGCGGGCCTGTCCCACGGCACCTGCCACGAGCTGCGGCACACCTGCCTGACCCGGCTGCGGGAGGCCGGGATGGCCCTGGAGGCCGTCCAGGCACAGGCCGGGCACGCCTCGATCGAGTCCACCCGGATCTACCTGCACCTGGCCGACGACTGGCTGGCCTCCCAGTACCGCAAGGCCGCCGAGGTCATCGACGCCCAGGTCTTCGCCGGCGTCCCCGGCGTGCACGCGACACCGCCGCCGGGCGCCGGTGAACGGCCGGCGCTGCCGGGGTTCCGGAGGCTGCGATGA
- a CDS encoding tyrosine-type recombinase/integrase, which produces MSTTLPVRFDPAQDQRGGAAPVATWDQVAAELPQVAATMRAYLAQIACVLRPGSVNGADQSLRCFATYLLTHTPTLTCVADIDRSTIEAYKPWLAARPGRGGTPLGLATIAGRLGTLRMFFIRIGEWDWDDAPARVPMFSGDLPRQDRPLPKALDDPSAARLLRAAQAQPRMLLRVTVEVLLRTGLRVSEYTALPADALVHIGAGPWLHVPVGKLHQDRYLPLHPHVLTLIQDYRATHVDPTHPLLLPRENGRALDRHTVTRMINKAGAAAGLPHIHPHQLRHTLATQAINRGMSLEAIAAMLGHSSMDMTLRYARIANRTVAEEYFAVTDKVDALYTDPAHLPADALGPNMARLRREHSRMLGNGHCTRPPELDCAFESICETCTFFQTTIAFRPTLQAQHDDAHAKGQTHRAQLFGKLLNNLENGEAS; this is translated from the coding sequence ATGAGCACCACCCTGCCGGTCCGGTTCGACCCCGCCCAGGACCAGCGCGGCGGCGCCGCGCCGGTCGCGACCTGGGACCAGGTCGCCGCCGAGCTGCCTCAGGTCGCGGCCACCATGCGGGCCTACCTGGCCCAGATCGCCTGCGTGCTGCGCCCGGGCAGCGTCAACGGCGCCGACCAGTCGCTGCGCTGCTTCGCCACCTACCTGCTCACCCACACCCCGACCCTGACCTGCGTGGCCGACATCGACAGGTCCACCATCGAGGCCTACAAGCCGTGGCTGGCCGCCCGCCCCGGCCGCGGCGGGACCCCGCTGGGCCTGGCCACCATCGCCGGCCGGCTCGGCACGCTACGGATGTTCTTCATCCGGATCGGCGAGTGGGACTGGGACGACGCCCCGGCCCGGGTGCCGATGTTCTCCGGGGACCTGCCCCGCCAGGACCGGCCCCTGCCCAAAGCACTGGATGACCCGAGCGCCGCCCGGCTGCTACGCGCCGCCCAGGCCCAGCCCCGGATGCTGCTTCGCGTGACCGTGGAGGTGCTGCTGCGCACCGGTCTGCGGGTCAGCGAGTACACCGCCCTGCCCGCCGACGCGCTCGTGCACATCGGCGCCGGACCCTGGCTGCACGTCCCGGTCGGCAAGCTGCACCAGGACCGATACCTGCCCCTGCACCCGCACGTGCTCACCCTCATCCAGGACTACCGGGCCACCCACGTCGACCCCACCCACCCGCTGCTGCTCCCGAGAGAGAACGGCCGGGCGCTGGACCGGCACACCGTCACCCGGATGATCAACAAGGCCGGCGCCGCCGCCGGGCTGCCCCACATTCACCCCCACCAGCTGCGCCACACCCTGGCCACCCAGGCCATCAACCGCGGCATGTCCCTGGAAGCCATCGCCGCGATGCTAGGCCACTCCTCGATGGACATGACCCTGCGCTACGCCCGCATCGCCAACCGCACCGTCGCCGAGGAGTACTTCGCCGTCACCGACAAGGTCGACGCCCTCTACACCGACCCCGCCCACCTGCCCGCCGACGCCCTCGGACCCAACATGGCCCGCCTCCGTCGCGAGCACTCCCGAATGCTCGGCAACGGCCACTGCACCAGACCCCCCGAGCTCGACTGCGCCTTCGAGTCCATCTGCGAGACCTGCACCTTCTTCCAGACCACCATCGCCTTCCGCCCCACCCTCCAGGCCCAGCACGACGACGCCCACGCCAAGGGCCAGACCCACCGAGCCCAGCTCTTCGGCAAACTCCTCAACAACCTCGAGAACGGCGAAGCATCATGA
- a CDS encoding helix-turn-helix domain-containing protein yields the protein MREDELLTVKQVGTELGMPFTRVRSLISKGRLKAVLMPAGAATWRVSRADLRRYTEEVAREDRDRRRRARDKALSQLTASWDRLSDDERKHLETVLPVEIFRPLADASRPHCIRRPEALNALCTAYGNRTDAGMEELAMDMPQDLLWAVARVRAALREAEES from the coding sequence GTGCGCGAGGACGAGCTGCTGACTGTCAAGCAGGTCGGGACCGAACTGGGCATGCCCTTCACGCGAGTGCGCAGCCTGATCAGCAAAGGCAGGCTCAAAGCGGTCCTGATGCCCGCTGGGGCGGCAACATGGAGGGTGTCCCGAGCCGACCTGCGGCGGTACACCGAAGAAGTCGCGCGGGAGGATCGCGACCGTCGACGCCGCGCTCGGGACAAGGCGCTGAGTCAACTCACCGCCTCCTGGGATCGCCTGTCGGACGACGAACGCAAGCATCTCGAGACAGTCCTCCCGGTCGAGATCTTCCGGCCACTTGCTGACGCATCTCGTCCACACTGCATCCGTCGCCCTGAGGCGTTGAACGCTTTATGCACGGCGTATGGGAACCGCACGGACGCCGGGATGGAGGAGCTCGCGATGGACATGCCCCAGGACCTGTTGTGGGCAGTGGCACGCGTTCGCGCGGCGCTGCGCGAAGCTGAGGAGTCCTAG
- a CDS encoding IS256 family transposase, with translation MPKKVKKTTSRSEAEQAAVRELVKAARARGEDLTGPDGLLKSITATVLETALEEELTEHLGHEKHQVPTAGNGNIRNGTRPKTVLTDAAGEVTIAVPRDRAGTFEPVIVKKRQRRLSDVDAVAISLFAKGLTTGEISAHFHEVYGASISKDTVSRITDKVLEEMAAWSSRPLQPVYAAIFIDAIYVKVRDGQVGNQPFYAAIGVDLNGRRDVLGLWAGQGGGESAKFWMNVLADLKNRGVADVFFIVCDGLKGLPDSVNAVFPQAIVQACVIHLIRATLRYASRKYWDQLSKDLRRIYTAPSVEAAWAAFEELEEKWGKPYPAIPKMWRAAWEEFIPFLAYDVEIRRVLFSTNAIESLHARYRRAVTVRGHFPTEQAALKCLYLVTRGLDPKGTGQARWTMRWKPALNAFAVTFADRMPAAENL, from the coding sequence ATGCCCAAGAAGGTGAAGAAGACGACCTCGCGCAGCGAGGCAGAACAGGCGGCGGTCCGGGAGCTGGTCAAGGCCGCCCGGGCCCGCGGTGAGGACCTGACCGGCCCGGACGGGCTGCTCAAGTCGATCACCGCCACCGTCCTGGAGACCGCGCTGGAGGAGGAGCTGACCGAGCACCTCGGCCACGAGAAGCACCAGGTGCCCACCGCCGGGAACGGCAACATCCGCAACGGCACCCGCCCCAAGACGGTCCTCACTGACGCCGCCGGGGAGGTGACGATCGCCGTCCCGCGGGACCGGGCCGGCACGTTCGAGCCGGTCATCGTCAAGAAGCGACAACGGCGGCTTTCGGACGTGGACGCGGTCGCGATCAGCCTGTTCGCCAAGGGCCTGACCACCGGTGAGATCAGCGCGCACTTCCACGAGGTGTACGGCGCCAGTATCAGCAAGGACACGGTCTCGAGGATCACGGACAAGGTGCTGGAGGAGATGGCCGCCTGGTCCTCCCGTCCGCTGCAACCGGTGTACGCGGCCATCTTCATCGATGCGATCTACGTCAAGGTGCGCGACGGGCAGGTCGGCAACCAGCCCTTCTACGCCGCGATCGGTGTCGACCTGAACGGCCGGCGAGACGTCCTCGGGCTGTGGGCAGGGCAGGGCGGTGGTGAGTCGGCGAAGTTCTGGATGAATGTGCTGGCCGACCTGAAGAACCGCGGCGTGGCCGACGTGTTCTTCATCGTCTGCGACGGCCTCAAAGGACTGCCCGACAGCGTCAACGCCGTCTTCCCGCAGGCGATCGTGCAGGCCTGCGTGATCCACCTCATCCGGGCGACGCTGCGCTACGCCAGCCGGAAGTACTGGGACCAGCTGTCCAAGGACCTGCGCCGCATCTACACCGCCCCCTCGGTCGAGGCGGCGTGGGCGGCGTTCGAGGAGCTCGAGGAAAAATGGGGCAAGCCCTACCCAGCCATCCCCAAGATGTGGAGAGCAGCGTGGGAGGAGTTCATCCCCTTCCTGGCCTACGACGTGGAGATCCGCCGCGTGCTGTTCTCCACCAACGCCATCGAGTCCCTGCACGCCAGGTACCGGCGCGCGGTCACCGTGCGCGGGCACTTCCCGACCGAGCAGGCCGCCCTGAAGTGCCTCTACCTGGTGACCCGCGGGCTGGACCCCAAGGGCACGGGGCAGGCACGATGGACCATGCGGTGGAAGCCCGCGCTCAACGCTTTCGCCGTCACCTTCGCCGACCGCATGCCGGCCGCGGAGAACCTCTGA
- a CDS encoding IS1634 family transposase: protein MGPAEHEVSWRAVWAYSAKRAARDTKTLTLQENKAKAVVAGEKAARTPRFVKKGQGAPRLDEAALARARRLVGLKGYVTNIPASIMPAREVILLPRPLAGRDLLRMSKTDLRARPLFARKRDAIEAHLTIVFTALAISREIQNRTGLAIRNVIRQLRPLRSATIAINASRQTFPPQIPADKQALLDALHHR from the coding sequence GTGGGACCCGCCGAGCACGAGGTCTCCTGGCGGGCCGTGTGGGCCTACTCGGCCAAACGGGCTGCCCGGGATACGAAGACCCTGACCCTCCAGGAGAACAAGGCCAAAGCCGTCGTCGCCGGCGAGAAAGCCGCCCGCACCCCGCGGTTCGTGAAGAAGGGCCAGGGCGCCCCCAGGCTGGACGAGGCGGCCCTGGCCAGGGCCCGCCGCCTGGTCGGTCTGAAGGGCTATGTCACCAACATCCCGGCCAGCATCATGCCCGCCCGCGAGGTCATCCTCCTACCACGACCTCTGGCAGGTCGAGACCTCCTTCGGATGTCCAAGACAGACCTTCGCGCCCGCCCACTGTTCGCCAGAAAACGCGACGCGATCGAGGCCCACCTGACCATCGTCTTCACCGCCCTGGCCATCTCACGCGAGATCCAGAACCGAACCGGCCTGGCCATCCGCAACGTGATCCGCCAGCTCCGGCCGCTGCGCTCGGCCACCATCGCGATCAACGCCAGCCGGCAGACCTTCCCGCCCCAGATCCCCGCCGACAAGCAGGCCCTCCTCGACGCCCTCCATCACCGGTGA
- a CDS encoding DUF6994 family protein: MRAGIDPDLDFASYYEGGGDPDQTCERLYLWHQALCTRPVEGVGPFEIAVTYDYAYGIRLRTADGTAFRLGSDGIIPTWSTAGWTSRFTPDLVAEIEQDTDGFFRLASTLGGYVLFPRNDEGQTGQTINQARGVHRQIADRFDLTLECIRRHYVDPGLDSPLAHRLNYYGDFFPLFGDFDTYVRFFLLDDLVTPDRGGVWSLLNGRRHRLSPPRLRRDPSGVRNFPCEQHQIRARAERAHSAARPLDRSRPANSNALLCRESDLFAAPILGASHLFQNLGRDASDIHSVHRGGGERRQLRSRLEGDHESPVADPDDLSSFEGLEDTRILTYKADFNAA; the protein is encoded by the coding sequence GTGCGCGCAGGGATCGACCCGGATTTGGACTTCGCGAGCTACTACGAGGGTGGCGGGGACCCAGACCAGACATGTGAACGGCTCTACCTGTGGCATCAGGCTCTCTGCACCCGCCCCGTTGAGGGTGTGGGACCGTTCGAGATCGCGGTGACCTACGACTACGCGTACGGCATCAGACTGCGCACAGCGGACGGGACCGCGTTCAGGCTGGGTAGCGACGGGATCATCCCGACCTGGTCGACAGCCGGGTGGACATCCCGCTTCACGCCGGACCTCGTGGCCGAGATCGAGCAGGACACCGACGGATTCTTCCGACTCGCTTCCACGCTCGGCGGGTATGTCCTGTTCCCTCGTAACGACGAGGGACAGACGGGTCAGACCATCAACCAGGCCCGCGGGGTGCACCGGCAGATCGCCGACCGGTTCGACCTCACCCTGGAGTGCATCCGCCGACACTACGTCGACCCCGGGCTCGACAGCCCGCTGGCGCACCGGCTCAACTACTACGGCGACTTCTTCCCCCTGTTCGGCGACTTCGACACATACGTCAGGTTCTTCCTGCTCGACGACCTCGTTACCCCGGACCGTGGCGGCGTCTGGTCATTGCTGAACGGACGTCGTCACCGACTTTCCCCTCCCCGCCTACGCCGCGACCCCTCTGGAGTACGCAACTTTCCGTGCGAACAGCATCAGATTCGTGCGCGCGCGGAACGAGCGCATTCTGCAGCTCGGCCTCTAGACCGAAGCCGCCCCGCCAACTCGAACGCACTACTTTGCCGCGAGTCGGACCTATTTGCGGCGCCCATCCTGGGCGCGTCCCATCTCTTCCAGAACCTCGGACGTGACGCCAGCGATATCCATTCGGTCCACCGCGGAGGCGGGGAGCGTCGTCAGCTGCGTTCCCGCCTCGAAGGCGATCATGAGTCGCCCGTTGCGGATCCCGACGACTTGAGCTCGTTCGAAGGTCTCGAAGACACTCGGATCCTGACCTACAAGGCCGACTTCAATGCTGCGTAG
- a CDS encoding nucleotidyltransferase domain-containing protein, which yields MKNSSRMTAAEVVQIVAWLHANGVVYQVNGGWGVDALVGRQTRSHQDLDVFIDEDHEAEFMAWLTSRGYRVTEDWRPVRVQLSSHSGQVDVHAMRLDPAGNGVQQGLDGEVYLHPSEQRVTGLIDGQAVVVASAGRARELRRGYPMRAVDLHDLAVLDEL from the coding sequence ATGAAGAACTCCTCCCGGATGACCGCCGCCGAGGTGGTGCAGATCGTCGCCTGGCTTCACGCCAACGGGGTGGTCTATCAGGTCAACGGCGGATGGGGTGTCGATGCGTTGGTCGGACGACAGACTCGCTCCCACCAAGATCTCGACGTGTTCATCGACGAAGATCACGAGGCCGAGTTCATGGCCTGGCTCACCTCCCGCGGCTATCGGGTCACCGAGGATTGGCGACCAGTCCGCGTGCAGCTATCGAGTCACTCAGGGCAAGTAGACGTCCATGCAATGCGCTTGGACCCGGCCGGCAACGGAGTCCAGCAAGGTCTGGACGGCGAGGTGTACCTCCACCCTTCTGAGCAGAGAGTTACCGGCCTAATCGACGGCCAAGCGGTCGTCGTGGCCAGTGCCGGGCGAGCCCGCGAGCTTCGAAGGGGCTATCCCATGCGTGCCGTAGACCTCCACGACCTTGCCGTACTCGACGAGCTGTAG
- a CDS encoding GNAT family acetyltransferase, with protein MLITPLPSELEHDAVQLWRDCGLTRPWNDPGADLGRALEGPSSTVLAAVTDGQLLGTVMAGQDGHRGWVYYLAVQPGHREAGIGRALMNAAESWLREQGIPKLQLMVRADNTAVIKFYERLGYVDQRVAVLGRFLDEELQALREQNSSERFR; from the coding sequence ATGCTGATCACTCCTCTCCCGTCCGAGCTGGAACACGATGCGGTACAGCTGTGGCGCGACTGCGGACTGACCCGTCCGTGGAACGATCCAGGCGCCGATCTGGGGCGTGCCCTCGAGGGCCCGTCGTCCACGGTTCTCGCGGCGGTGACGGACGGGCAGCTTCTCGGCACGGTGATGGCGGGGCAGGACGGTCATCGTGGCTGGGTGTACTACCTGGCCGTCCAGCCCGGCCATCGTGAAGCCGGGATTGGGCGTGCCCTGATGAACGCTGCTGAGTCATGGCTACGCGAGCAGGGCATACCAAAGCTGCAGCTCATGGTGCGTGCTGACAACACTGCCGTCATCAAGTTCTACGAACGGCTGGGCTATGTGGATCAACGGGTCGCTGTCCTTGGTCGATTCCTCGACGAGGAGCTACAAGCGCTACGTGAACAGAACTCGTCGGAGCGATTCCGCTAG
- a CDS encoding GNAT family N-acetyltransferase: MLRHVLPSDDEAILEAFKAEDMSRQGDVRDLASAATYARHLSENPFAFALDADGSLLGVVALNVDHENRLGWFWYWTHDSHRHRGLTKRAAATVANWALRDGGIERLELGHRANNPASGAVARAAGFVQEGIEREKFLVGGERVDVLTYGRLRSDPRPSTPELPLTAS, from the coding sequence GTGCTCCGCCACGTCCTGCCGAGCGACGACGAAGCGATCCTCGAAGCCTTCAAGGCGGAGGACATGTCGCGACAAGGTGACGTCCGCGATCTCGCCTCTGCCGCCACCTATGCGCGGCATCTCTCCGAGAACCCCTTCGCCTTCGCCTTGGATGCCGACGGCTCGCTCCTTGGGGTCGTGGCGCTCAATGTCGACCACGAAAACCGACTGGGCTGGTTCTGGTATTGGACTCACGATTCGCACCGCCATCGCGGCCTGACCAAGCGCGCCGCGGCGACCGTGGCCAACTGGGCGCTGCGCGACGGAGGTATCGAGCGTCTCGAGCTGGGGCATCGCGCCAACAATCCCGCCTCCGGGGCCGTTGCGCGCGCCGCAGGGTTCGTGCAGGAGGGCATCGAGCGGGAGAAGTTCCTCGTCGGTGGTGAGCGCGTAGATGTGCTGACGTATGGACGCCTGCGCAGTGACCCTCGGCCGAGCACCCCAGAGCTTCCCCTGACGGCCTCGTAG
- a CDS encoding alpha/beta fold hydrolase: MDYAPEQDRWEWHGHDVHVYRRRSPEARVRVIVVHGAGGNSSALWPIASLLPPEQFDLSAVDLPLYGKTVSPDPSSVRYQHWVDMLCDFVAAEDDGRPLLLLGASVGGMLAYEVAARCGRVAVVVATCLLDPRDRRVQRVLTRFGPAGVLAGPLARRLPDRLSGLRVPMSWVAALDKMSRNAGLSKLCASDPRGGGAHVPLGFLASYMTYQHVQPEQMRTPVILAHPDKDAWTPLEVSIRWFQRIAGPTELVRLRGCGHFPIEEPGLSSLLGRLTGLAPDIETAIERATGSPPNSR, translated from the coding sequence GTGGATTACGCTCCCGAGCAGGACCGGTGGGAATGGCACGGCCACGACGTTCACGTCTACCGCCGCCGCAGCCCCGAAGCGCGGGTCCGGGTCATCGTCGTGCATGGTGCCGGAGGAAACAGCAGCGCCTTGTGGCCCATTGCCTCTCTACTGCCGCCGGAGCAGTTCGACCTGTCAGCCGTGGATCTGCCCCTGTACGGCAAGACGGTATCGCCGGACCCGTCCTCGGTGCGGTACCAGCACTGGGTCGACATGCTCTGTGACTTCGTGGCTGCTGAGGACGACGGGAGACCGCTGCTCCTTCTGGGCGCCAGCGTGGGAGGCATGCTCGCCTATGAGGTCGCCGCACGCTGCGGGCGTGTTGCGGTCGTCGTGGCCACATGCCTGCTCGACCCTCGCGACCGGCGTGTCCAGCGGGTGCTGACCAGGTTCGGCCCTGCAGGTGTGCTCGCCGGGCCTTTAGCGAGGCGGCTTCCTGACAGGCTGTCGGGGCTGCGGGTGCCCATGTCGTGGGTAGCCGCGCTGGACAAGATGAGCCGCAACGCCGGACTGTCGAAGCTCTGCGCCAGCGACCCCCGGGGCGGAGGGGCACACGTGCCTCTTGGCTTTCTCGCCTCCTACATGACGTACCAACACGTCCAGCCCGAGCAGATGCGCACCCCCGTCATTCTCGCGCACCCGGACAAGGATGCCTGGACGCCCCTGGAGGTGAGCATCCGATGGTTCCAAAGAATTGCAGGTCCGACCGAACTGGTCAGGCTGCGTGGCTGCGGCCACTTCCCCATAGAAGAGCCCGGACTCTCCAGCCTCCTAGGCAGACTCACAGGCCTGGCACCGGACATCGAGACGGCAATCGAGCGCGCGACGGGCAGCCCTCCCAACTCGCGCTGA
- a CDS encoding IS110 family transposase: MGIDLADRKQMVVVCDHDSRVLARRTFRCKAWDLGSALDWAAGHAARHGFAGVTVACEPTGHRWRILGQLAANRGMSCVCVQPTISSWARKSEDLTFDKTDDKDAVLIARLVGQLRCYLPEPVDETWGRLRHLGTRREQLLDEHVACVQQLRDLLECVWPAVLTAAAQPFKSTTWVAALSVILRRDGGDLNRTRRLGAARFERLVRTEMTRRGKARPCLRIVRKVYIALADRAGVLDHRAGALERAEWVLTDWDTARAQQVDVETRMVTVLDELELTDLVTTIPGLSAVGAAAILAETGDLTRFTSARAVVKHAGLAPRERMSGTFTGKARLTGAGRPGLRTAAWRAVWGCLQTNKVYAARYRHLTTREKNKLTATQAQTIIAAAILRQLHAVVVHRQAWDPARATGTTKTQGPLVAA; encoded by the coding sequence GTGGGGATCGACCTGGCCGACCGCAAGCAGATGGTCGTCGTGTGCGACCACGACTCCCGGGTACTGGCGCGGCGCACCTTCCGGTGCAAGGCCTGGGACCTCGGCTCCGCTCTGGACTGGGCGGCCGGCCACGCCGCGCGGCACGGGTTCGCCGGGGTGACCGTCGCGTGCGAGCCGACCGGACACCGGTGGCGGATCCTGGGCCAGCTCGCTGCTAACCGGGGCATGAGCTGCGTGTGCGTGCAACCGACGATCTCCTCCTGGGCGCGGAAGTCCGAGGACCTGACCTTCGACAAGACCGACGACAAGGACGCCGTCCTCATCGCCCGGCTGGTCGGGCAGCTGCGTTGCTACCTTCCCGAACCGGTCGATGAGACCTGGGGCCGGCTGCGGCACCTGGGCACCCGCCGCGAACAGCTCCTGGACGAGCACGTCGCGTGCGTGCAGCAGTTGCGTGACCTGCTCGAGTGCGTCTGGCCCGCCGTCCTGACCGCCGCCGCGCAACCGTTCAAGTCCACCACCTGGGTCGCCGCGCTTAGCGTGATCCTGCGCCGCGACGGCGGTGACCTGAACCGTACCCGCCGCCTCGGCGCGGCCCGGTTCGAACGCCTCGTCCGCACCGAGATGACCCGCCGCGGGAAGGCCCGCCCGTGCCTGCGGATCGTGCGCAAGGTCTACATCGCCTTGGCCGACCGTGCCGGTGTCCTGGACCACCGTGCCGGTGCACTGGAGCGGGCTGAGTGGGTGCTGACCGACTGGGACACCGCCCGGGCCCAGCAGGTCGACGTCGAGACCCGCATGGTCACCGTCCTCGACGAGCTTGAGCTCACCGACCTGGTGACCACCATCCCCGGCCTGTCCGCGGTCGGCGCCGCCGCGATCCTGGCCGAGACCGGCGACCTGACCCGGTTCACCTCCGCCCGTGCCGTGGTCAAGCACGCCGGCCTCGCCCCGCGGGAGCGGATGTCCGGCACGTTCACCGGCAAGGCCCGCCTGACCGGCGCCGGCCGACCCGGCCTGCGCACTGCGGCATGGCGGGCGGTATGGGGCTGCCTGCAGACGAACAAGGTCTACGCCGCCCGCTACCGGCATCTGACCACCCGCGAGAAGAACAAGCTCACGGCGACCCAAGCCCAGACGATCATCGCTGCCGCGATCCTGCGCCAGCTGCACGCCGTCGTCGTCCACCGCCAAGCCTGGGACCCCGCCCGGGCCACCGGCACCACCAAGACCCAGGGGCCGCTCGTGGCCGCCTGA